DNA from Gracilinanus agilis isolate LMUSP501 chromosome 3, AgileGrace, whole genome shotgun sequence:
NNNNNNNNNNNNNNNNNNNNNNNNNNNNNNNNNNNNNNNNNNNNNNNNNNNNNNNNNNNNNNNNNNNNNNNNNNNNNNNNNNNNNNNNNNNNNNNNNNNNNNNNNNNNNNNNNNNNNNNNNNNNNNNNNNNNNNNNNNNNNNNNNNNNNNNNNNNNNNNNNNNNNNNNNNNNNNNNNNNNNNNNNNNNNNNNNNNNNNNNNNNNNNNNNNNNNNNNNNNNNNNNNNNNNNNNNNNNNNNNNNNNNNNNNNNNNNNNNNNNNNtatatatatatatatatatatatatatatagtgtgtgtatacaaacatatgtgtatgtatgtatacacaatacatacttacatacatatgaatgaaaacatttaacgtgatagctttttcttttaaacaggaGAAAATTACTCCAAGAAGAATATACTATAGGTCAGACATTCAATATAAATGGTTGATAAAGGGAAGTCTTTTCCATTTAATCATAACTACAAAAGACTCCATCAGCATCATTCTGACTACCCTAAAACCTCAACCTTTGGTGTAGTCTGAGGGGCCATGGAGATGGGGCAGACACATATGAAACTTTTTGAATGTGACTAGATTTTCTTTTAAGGTATCTTTAGAAATGCTCCACAAAACCTCAGGGTTCTGTGAGCCACATTTAGAAAAGGACTGCATTTAAGGCTGTAAAATATACCAGATTCAAAACTTTTGGCatacttcctttaaaaaagaagggaaaagacctATAGGGgaacaggaggaagaaaacagaTTACAGAcattaaaagttaaaagaaaaaaaattcattaacttAAATTGATTGCAAAATTATTGAACAATTAGTGTTATAACATCCTACCTGTCCTTTTTGCAAGCACTTTACACATGTTTTGCTCAAATTTGGTAGAAacagctattatttttttcctgtaatcACTGATATTCCCTCTTAAATGTTTAATATCTCAGAAAGGATTAGAGGGAAGTTTCTAATAATGAAAAATCTATGATTATACAATTACTATGCATCTAATTTCTTATTGACGTGCCCAAAGTTTATACTTCCAATTTATACAGCTGGTTGGTCCAGGTCACTAGTAAGATAAATTCTTTGATATAAGTGATTATTTAAGAGGGAAACTGAACTGAAAGACACCAATATGCAGcacatatttaattttcttacCTTTTAACGAATAAAATTTCCCTCTATGGATTAACGTAACCATAGGCTGAAAATGAGCTCGAGTTTAGTGtcatttaaagaaaacaatactGATCATTCTGAATGTTCTAGTTAGAGACTCACTGAGCTTTTTAAATATGCAGTCAACTACATAAACATTTCTTCCGAAGAAATAAATTCCATACAGAATTATTGGGTGAAGAAAAAAGCTGTTAGCTTTCTTTAGACTTAAACTACAAGCAATCCCAccaccaaaaatgaaacaaaacaaaaccaaaaaacacacacaacacTTCTTACTTGATCTCCATATccactaccttttttttttcaataaattataattttctcatggaggagcatgtatatacatatatatgcatatatatacacacatacacacatatatatatatacacatatgcatgccACATTGCTTGCCAACATGAAATTGCTCAGAAAGTTATTTACAAGCAATTTTCCCACATGTGGTAGGTTATTCAAGAAAATAATCCTTCACTATATAACTTACAGAACAAATATTAGAAAATCCTTCCATTGCATAGTCTGTTACTTGGTGGGTTAAGTGTAACCGCCATTCATTATTGTGAACTATATACTAGCTACATAACCTACCCAGATGTGCAAAATGCTAAGCCAGTTCCACAGaggaaatgaaatagtattttaactcaaacaataataataatcattgtgGGGGGgtaataaaggagagaaaacacaACTTTTCTTCAGATGCTATATTAGATTAGTAATCTAATATACAAGCAGAAGATAATATACATTGAAATGGTGATTCTGACTCCTACAGCATAGGATATTTCCTTTAACTGCAGCAACTCTGTAAACGAAATCAGCATTAACTGTACCTAACTGGCCTTTCAAATGGTCCCAAACCACTGCAGAAACAAAATGACTCTTCTAGTTATCATGGTATTATTCTACTATGCATTGTGTACCTCAGTCTAAAATACCAGCTATCTTCCACCCAAAGAGGACCATATTCCTAATGCAAGATTTGCTTTTGATGCCAATATTACCTTTAAATATTCCACAGAAGTAGCTCATTGATAGattttcagaatgaaaaaaaaaaaagctttacttcattgttttcttataaataaaCATATCTACCAAGAGATTAAAATTGCTACACTGACTCTTTGGCAAGAGGGTAATTGTTCTAACCTCTTGGTATTATAGAAGTGTACTTCTCTTTTCAACCAAGGGAACAATCCAGGCAAATGGCAAgagcaaatcaaatcaaaagctATGTAATCTTTTAGCTGGGTgagatgagaggaaaagaagtacTTGCACTATCTTCCAGCCTGAACCAGTGCTTTCTAAAGGTGTTCCTccctccagcctcagcacaggggACTACAAGAACACTAATTTACTCAAAGTTTTTGGTGTGAAGCTATAACTGGCAACATTCCTGATCATTGCATGCCTCCTAATTAGAAAGCAGAAAAGGGTTTTTCAATGCACACAAAACAGAAAACTGCAAACAACATAATGTGCAACTTACTAAAGGTTTTGTTAAACGAAGAGTTTTAAGCAGCCAAACCACAGGACAAAGAGCCAGGATAGATAAAATTCCAATCTATGATTACAATGATTATGAATTTCCCTTCGCTCAAAAAGAAGAGGTGATGACGAAgacatgttattttaaaataagctttAATTAACATGCAATGGGAACTACATTAAATCTATGTCAATGGATGACAATAATCCAGTGACAGTTAAGTCTGcagtaaaaattggaaaatagtccAGAATACTAAAGATATTTTCTGAGCCAAGGTTAACTATCCATAATCATCCCAATATGGATATTAAAGAAAGTTCACTAACAGAAGGTTCACTGATAAAAAGCTGTCAAATAATCTTTCTTTCTCACCACTGCAGAATAAGGTTATGGTGAGAAATCTTGCTTCTtaacataatttataatttagaaatttttcaatctgaagaaaagacaagctattcaaaaaataaatcttCTAACCAActtttcatgattaaaaaaattaaatacattacaaacattttttttggcCCATAAAAGTAGAgatttcaataaatacttgttttaaAAACTGGGCATATAATGATTAAAGACAGTCATGACATTTCCCCTCCATAAGCTCAGGCACATGGTTTCAGCATAGTACATGCTGATCACTGCCATtcctttaaaaagcaaagaaaagaagcTTTCAAAAGAAGGGAGTGGCTAAAACTAGCATGGCATAAAGAGATACATACATGAAGTAGGAAAATATATCCAAAACTTCACTCATTTGGAAGGAATTAAATTCAAATATTCCCTGACTCAAAGGAACCTATTGTCCCACCTCACTAAAGGATATGCTCTacctggttttttaaaaaatatataaattagacTAGTTTCAGTAATAAACAGCCAATAACAGATCTTGCAGGATGGTGAAACCTCTCTGCAAAAAAACCCGGAAGCAGAtaacttttaaaatctctttcatcACACACATCTAAAAAGACACAAAAGCAGGGAATAGGAAATCCGCATATGTAATTTAAGTCACCAAATTACTAAATCACCCAGTATTTTAATCCTACTAATCATGAATAAACTGATCATTTTGAAAAATTTCCCAAAACCAATTTTGAACTTCCTTTGCAAAGAGAAACAGCACAGAGATCCAATCCTACTTATACTATCAAATCCAAATTTACTTGCACCtaagtatttaaattattttaataaaataaggagataagtgaatttgagaataatttctaATTTCTGGGTTTACTTTAACAAAAACTATCAGTGTACCCTTTGGGTACTACAATTTATTTCATAATTGGAACACTGATTTCATAAGTGTCTTCAGTATTTTACAACTAGTACCGAAAAATCACTCCTAAGAAAACGAAAAAACTCTAAAGCAATAGATGGCTTAAGGAATTCATAGATTCCCAGTTTTCCAAATCCATTTGACTTATCCTGTTTTATgcactaaaataaattattcaattaCTTCTGGCAAATAGATTTCATGAAGAGGATTCAAAAATGAATGCTAGTCTGATAAATGCTGCCACAAGGCCACAGAAACCTTACAATAATTCTGGCCAGTTTTTCCTAGGGCTGCTGAGTCTTTCATTCAGTTTACcaatcatatttttccttctgactttttccCCCCTTGGGCTGCTAATCTTCAGAAGAAAAGGCTGCTGATTACAAAAGTGCAACTCATAGGACTAGGTCACTTCCCTCACTAATCAATAAATTCAAGTTCACATACAGTaggaaagaatgatggatttCAGTAAGGTtggaattggggaaaaaaggaagaaagtaagcaAAAACAACCTTTTTTCCCTATTAGAAAAATATGGGACTGTTGCTTCCTGCCTATACATTCATACACACAAGCACACATGGACAAACATACATAGAGGAGGTCAAAAgacaattttttcttcttaagcACTGTCCTACTTAAGAATGGAATTCTAGCCTCAACGCAGGGTCTCAGCAGACTAGTGCTCCATTCGAGGCCTAGTCCACCTCTCCACACCATTAGCTATTTTCTTCAGTTGGGACTCGGTAAATTAGCAATCTATCCAGAACCGCCTCTTATAAAATCTGGCAATGGGATGGAAAGTATTGATCTGAACCCTAGGAAGTAGTAAAGGGCACTGGTTATCTGAGGTATCTTCTCATTTCTCAGTCTCACTGCTAAAAATCAATGGCATCCAGTCACTGTGCTGAACCGCTAAGGAGAACGCGAGGGGACGTGAACCTGCCAGGAGGAAAGGAGCACCGGTGGACAGAGCACACGTGAACACTGAGGCGAGGCTCGCTCCGGGGAGCTCCCCGCCGGCCCCCGTGCCGGGACTGCCGAAGGAGGGAGGCGGGAAGGTGGCTACAGAGGAAACGAAAGACAGAAAAGACGAGGTCCCACCTGCCTGCCCACCCAGCCCGCGCTCAGTTCGGGGCGCTGAAGGGAGAGGGTGCATTATTGGTACTGGCCGCGCTGGCACCTGTGACTGTGAAGCCTGTCGGGGGCGCTATGGAGCTGTGGCTGGGCTGCAGGTCCTTCGGAATGCCACTGTGCGAGCTCAGCTGGTGGCCGAAGGCCGCGCTGAACTGAGGGAGCTGCTGCTTGGGAGAGGTGGAGGCCAGCAGGTCGGCGGAAGGAGGCCCCACGCCGCTGAAGCTGGTCTGGGGCAGGCCCGGAAGCACGCTGGAGCTGTTGGGGGTCACGGTGGCGAAGGCAGGCTGGGTGGTCTCTGAGTTCGAGGTGGTGGGCGGTGTGGACAGGGAAGTGGAGAGGAGATGCCCGTCTGCGCTGAGAAGGTTGCCGAACGGAGAAGGGTCGCCGAGGCCGACGGGGAGGCTGCCCCAGTGAGTTCTGGGGTTCGCCACGCCACCGAGGGGCCCCTCGAGCTGGGTCGGGAGCAAGTGCTGCGTCATGATGGGCATTTCTGCCGAGAAGGTAGCTGCCATGTTATCGGCGGAGAAGGTGGCGGCGTGGGGGGAGGTGATATGGTCGCTGTAGGGAGACGGCACGTGCTCGCTGTCGTAATGGCTTCCGTGGGGCGAGGAGTGTGAGTGATCGCTGCTATATTGCTGTCGTGAGGTGATTAGGTCATCCGCCTTGCTCAGCAGCTGGGCAGGATGGGGCCTCTGGGAGGCATGGCTGCCGTCGTGAAGTCCATGGAACTGTCCTGGGAAGGCTCTCTCCCCAAGCGCACTCTGGCTGAGCAGAGTAGCAGAAGTAAGGCCGACGTTGGCTGGGGCAGAGAACTGCCCCTGGATCTGCCCTGCCAGGGGTGTAGGTGGGTTAGACAAGGTAGCAGAACGGAGCAAGTTCTCATCGAGCTCTAGACTAGAGAAATTATCGTGCACTATCCGCCCATTCAACAGCTCCCCGAGGTCCGTGTTCACTTCCCGGCTCAAGGCCTGCATGGCGGAAGCTCCGGTGCCCGTGGAGAACACCCCTATCCCTCTCTCCGAAAGCTCCTGAACCGGCACGCCGTCTGACTGGGTAAGTACTCCAATGGTACTCAGGCACTCAAGGGAAGTGACAGCCTGCAAAGCCCGTTCGAGTTCCTCCGCCTCTTCTGTGGTGGGAAGGAGGTCTCCATTCTTACCTAAGGAAACAAAAGCCACCCAAAGGATCAACTTCACCTGAAAGGGACGTCATCGATTTAAACTGCTTTCAAGAGTGTTCTATTCAAAGAACAGAATGAAATAGGATATTTCCATGAGCTGGAccggaaagagaaaaataaatattctgttGTGGAACACAACTCAGATTTCACACTGTCATGGCAACTGAATCCCTAGCTTAATTTTATACGTGAGAATCTCTGTCTCTAAATCATAAAACTAAGTAATCAAATGATTTAAACTCAGTTCAAAACTCTTAACTGTCGACTTGCTCCTGGGCTTGAATAGATTAAAATATAGCAAACGTATCTATCAGTTGAGATTTTGAGACAAAAAGTTCTTAAGGGATGTTCCATTCTTAGCTCTTCCAAGCTGAGGCTTCTTCACCTGGCATATGGTAACTGTGAAAAACTAGAACACagaaattcatttatattttatgtaaaaaccTAAGTATTCAGATCATTTGGTAGATTATCTTATAGTTCTTTTCTTTACTCTCTTAACTCTCCCCTCTAATCTTCCATGTGTCCCCAAAGCTTCCATAAAACTGAAATCCATGaaactattttgttttgctttctgaAAACATTACAAGGAATTTGACTAATTCCAAGGGGTAGAAGAGTGGGAAGTTCCAATTCAAAAGCTTGacagaaatattaaaaaggaCATGAAATTGATTACTAGGAAGTTAAGTTTTGCAATATCCAGAATGTTTCTAAAGAGACCAAAATTTTAGTTAGATAAACAAACAATTCTTTTTGAAATGTATGCTTCAGCTGAAGCTGGAGTAATAGTTAGGGAAGATATTCATTTCTTTGAAGAattataataaactttttttttacatttaaaattactaATTTCAAATGACTCAAGGGTAGCTATGAAATAACAAATATACCAAAAGAACAATACAATCATGCAGACAACAAATATTACAACTTTTAAAGAGTGAAAATAGCTTTCAGCATTTTGCAATCtctatctaaaataaataataaaaatatttattagttggtaAGAATGTTtcaactacattaaaaaaaataacaaccagctttcttccttttccaatcatTTTTGAACCTGCttcctgaaaaataaataatcaaaacaagtaattaaaaataccttcaaaaaaatcaaaatcttgtAAGTCATCAGGTAGCCGTGGCAGGACATCTGAAAAGTCCTCCTGATTTAATTCCAAGTCATGTGGAATGTCAGTGATCTCATTGGCAATGTCATCAGGCAGCTCGTCAGTACTCAGCTCCGGTGTGGAAGGACTCCTGGGAGAAGAGAATAAATGACATCTCAAATTAAGTTTCCCTCCACTTTCTAAACTTCTGTTTGTTACTAAAACATATTCATTCGTCCTTAGaaagttttccattttcatcatgaagGTAAAAAATTCTTAGCTAtgaataagttttgttttgtcctatttgaaaagaaaatatatgctaAAGTAGGCAATTCCTACAAGAAATAGAAGACTGGCTTGACAGAAGCTACTATGACACTGTTCTAAAATGAACAGGCTCCATAAACTGAGATTCTGCTCAATGCCTTAAACACCTGATATAAAGGCAACAGGCAACAAGTAGCCTTTCCCAGGTATTAGTGACATGTTCAAAATTACATTAGAAATGCCTATTTGAAAACTTTCATGGTTATGATTttgattatcattattaaatttgcacaaatacaagaacaaaaatcaGACAAACTTTCCCAACACTTCTCATACAAAGAAAGGGGAGGATTTCTACTTGTTTCTTCCATttaaatagtttttgtcaaagataagaaaaaacaggaaaataaagaaCTTTTCTTTTCCTACTCTAGTCACTGAGAAATCTCAAAGAGCAGTTTCTGAATCCAATAATCATGTTGTCCTTTGGtatccttttcataatttctgatcaaattaataatatataagatCACATAATTTACTTAATCAGTGGCATACCAGTGGCATAGCtagcaaagaattattttatagaactaggaaaaaaacaacagggCCCaacagtatcagatctcaaattaCATTGCAAAATGGTAATCAGCAAAATAATTTGgcactggataagaaatagagaggtCAATCAGTGGAAAATATTAGGTATATGACATACATGAGCAAATGAGCACAGTagcctagtatttgataaacccaaagatctgagctattgagacaagaactcactatttgacaaaaacaactaagtggatcagtggatagaaatccaagCCTGGAACTAGGGGGAACTGGgctcaaatattgcctcagacaccacttcctaattgtgtgcccctgggcaattgcctagcccttactgctcttctgtcttggaaccaatatttagtatcaattctaagacagaaggtaaggataaaaaaaacaaaacaaaactggaaaaactggaaagtaacCTAGTAGAAACAACACAAAGACTaacatttcatattatatattaagataaggtcaaaatcaGTACATGATTTACACAGAAAGGGTGATAACATAAGCAAATAAGGGGAACATAGTTACCTATAAGATCTATGGATAGGGGAAGCATTTACAACCAAACAAGGGACGGAGGTTCATaaaaggtaaaatggataatttttgttatataaaattaaaatgcttttgtatAAATAAATCCAATGAAGCCAAAATTTGAAAAGCAGGAAATGGGTAAGTTTCTCTGAcagaggtctcatttctcaaatacagagagaactgagccaaatttataaataaGAGCTACCCCATAACTGATAAACTATCAAAAAATATGAAGAGgtagttttcaaagaaaaaaatcaaaactatcaatatgaaaaaatagagaaatgcaaattaaaacaactctaaggcatcacctcacaactatcagaGGAGCAAAGAtgccagaaaagaaaaataacaaatgctgggGGAAACATGGTAAAAATAAATGTACTAGGTAAACTACTGGTGGagttaaaaactagaaagatttgGATACTATGTTTTAGACCTAATTTCCACCATCTCATCTAACCACATTTTCCTTCTGTGAAGAGAAGTAAATACTCTAATAATGTAGGTAACTGACCGAATCTGAGAGATTTCCACTGGCAGTGAGACGCTGGTGGGCATGCTGAGGTTTCCTTGGGGCACTGCAGGGGGAATGGGTTTCTGCGGCCGACGTGGTCCAcgccttcttttcttcttatgttTTTTGGTAAGTGCAGGtggctttgtttttttcctgggtTTCCTCTGCTGCTGGTGCTGAACTTTACGGGAGCTATCTCCTCTCAAAAAATTATCCTTTTGTAAAGAATATgacatggaaacaataaatatCATGGTTTCACAGTTAGgctgtttactttttaaaaaatatataattcactgtaaagaaaacaaaacttaaatCCTCCAAAACAAAACAGCCCTTATCTTGTTATGCTTGTTGATTTTGGAAATGATTTCTATAGAACTCAGTATTAATAGTTTATACAAAAGATAATCACAAGAGGGAAACGAACCACTAAAGGTAAGTCCCACAACATTTCATCTAAACTTTCTATTTACTGTTGCACCAAATCCAGGGTTCTGCAACACAGAACGGACATGGACTACAAATGTATTTCTCCAAACAAATTAAACACATGAGATCATTTATTCTAACCTTCATAaacactttggaacacagaaacCAAATTAATTGTATCTACCTGATAAACAAAAggtcaggaaaaaaatataaaagtaatagAAGTTCCAGGAAATGCTTTGAGCCACATGCCTAATACATAAAATCACATTCAAGAAATCTGTCACTATGGAAGATGtttgtagagaaagaaaagaactttatTCAAGAAGTTCAAAAGTCCAGTATCAGTTATGTTAGCAATCACAATGAAACCCCATAACCAATGTTAAGGGAATATAAACCATATATGAGCAAAGTAACTGCAACAAATTGTGGAAACTCAGctcctagaagaaatgaagagatgagtGTACATGGATTGGCAGCCTTCTTGGAATTTGGAAAGAGAATTTCTATCATCAATTTGATCTCTTTTGGAAGGTTAAATCCAATTATGTACAGATTAAGAATTACTTTTGGCAAGATGAATATAGAAGTAGCTCTGAACCAGGAGGAATTAGGGGCCCTGAGAATCAGTCTCTACTCTTCAATTATTCAATTATGTAACACTGGGCATATCTCAACCTTTCTAGaactctatttcttcatctagaaaagtGGGGGGGGGAAGGTAGAGAACTAGATGATCCCAAgacctcttctagctctaaagtaccaacctccttctcctctttttgccaacaacaacaacaaacaagtAGTATCAGGAGTAGGAGCACCCAGGAGGCCTCCCTCCACTTGCAGTTTTGAACACTTCTAGAACATTCCATGCCAATCTGTACTTTCTTCCCATCATCCACCCCTTGCACAGGGCCAACTGTGCTTGGGCTCTCCCACTTTTACCTTCAGTAGACTAACTGGTGCTCTTTGCACCCCCTTTTGTCAAAATGTAATGGCAATTATTTCCCtgcagtgaagggcaaactattccctaCTGGCGAGATccaggtcatagtttgcccatcactgccttaagcaattccctaatcactacatctggatgtgtgGGCCagcggggaatagtttgccctttACTGAAAATTATACAGAGACAAAGGAATTGTAAGAAAggactgggaaaagagaaaggtttATGGTGGAAGAACTCAAACATCACTCAGCAAACAACACATTACAAGTCTCTCAGAACATGGCCTTCTTGGTCAACTacacttttttcaatttttctcagAAAGATCTCATATAATGATGgagatttctttttaatctctttttacaGGGTACATGAAATTTGAAGctgattctcccttcttttcACATGCCTGAAGGCCCAATATTCAAAGAATTTTGTGCTGTGGAGAATTCCATAAATAGTCACCATGCATGGGAAGAATGACCTATATAGTTTTACTACTGCATAAAAATTAACTATTAGAGATTCTGTAGTTCTCTTCAGATGGAAATATCTGAAAAAAGGGGTACTGTTTAACCTACTTAAGACCTGCCTTTGAACCTCATTTAGGAGTACTCATTTCCccagaaatttggaattatttgtaaagaatttttgtCATTCCAAAGCAGGTTCTGACATACAATACTTTTATTTGGAAACATTTTTAGCCTAGTTGGAGGTACtatattcattcaaaaatatttaacagatatttgtaaagtattttttcacagaatgttagaactgaaaagaaTCTTGAAGAATATCTTTTGACCTAAAACCCTTTATGTGACAGATGATGCAACTGAAAGCTAGGATTGAGGCGGCTGATGAAACAATGGTACCTGGGCTTAGAGTccaaaagatctgaattcaaatctagcatcagatatttactggctacATGAgcataggtaagtcacttaacttctgtttgccttagtttccccaactgtaaaatggagataagaacacttacctcatagggttgctatgaagatcaaatgagatatttataaagtagttagcatgtgcctggcacagagtaagcgctacataaatgttagctatcattaccACTATGGCCCTGgtctc
Protein-coding regions in this window:
- the INO80D gene encoding INO80 complex subunit D yields the protein MYEGKHIHFSEVDNKPLCSYSPKLCKQRRLNGYAFCIRHVLEDKTAPFKQCEYVAKYNSQRCTNPIPKSEDRRYCNSHLQVLGFIPKKERKKKNDPIEEVKARHQMDTMAFSLTVPTLALKMPNGLDGMSLSPPGARVPLHYLETELEDPFAFNEEDDDLKKGATVRKKLQSKLAQNRQRQRETEILKVRQEHFSPPPAPLQQQPLQQHSHLPPLSTSLKPPGLPQGLVCKSPPPQNTSLPMQGVAPTTHTIAQARQASQKRPLPLLPSGRAPAVDPPRTDRVLMKATAFSPHSACMSRLQRLVKLCTRRQQLDTDLFPHLGLDWSEDSGEELEESEQASPYQVAWSIRETLRYERQESDDDDTDSRSSRVTQLCTYFQQKYKHLCRLERAESRQKKCRHTFRKALLQAASREPECAGQLIQELRKAACTRTSTNRAQMREVEPALCSGMVKGESCTNKALPFTRHCFQHILLNRSQQLFSSCTAKFADGQQCSVPVFDITHQTPLCEEHAKKMDNFLRGDSSRKVQHQQQRKPRKKTKPPALTKKHKKKRRRGPRRPQKPIPPAVPQGNLSMPTSVSLPVEISQIRSPSTPELSTDELPDDIANEITDIPHDLELNQEDFSDVLPRLPDDLQDFDFFEGKNGDLLPTTEEAEELERALQAVTSLECLSTIGVLTQSDGVPVQELSERGIGVFSTGTGASAMQALSREVNTDLGELLNGRIVHDNFSSLELDENLLRSATLSNPPTPLAGQIQGQFSAPANVGLTSATLLSQSALGERAFPGQFHGLHDGSHASQRPHPAQLLSKADDLITSRQQYSSDHSHSSPHGSHYDSEHVPSPYSDHITSPHAATFSADNMAATFSAEMPIMTQHLLPTQLEGPLGGVANPRTHWGSLPVGLGDPSPFGNLLSADGHLLSTSLSTPPTTSNSETTQPAFATVTPNSSSVLPGLPQTSFSGVGPPSADLLASTSPKQQLPQFSAAFGHQLSSHSGIPKDLQPSHSSIAPPTGFTVTGASAASTNNAPSPFSAPN